The Streptomyces avermitilis MA-4680 = NBRC 14893 genome contains a region encoding:
- a CDS encoding beta-1,3-glucanase family protein, which translates to MQTSSCAPARRPSTGAARSRTALGLVVALLAACFVAMTPSPAWAADLLLSQGRPATASSTESSAFPAAAAVDGDPGTRWSSAFADPQWLQVDLGSVQQITRVGLRWEAAYATAYQLQTSTNASSWTTIYSTTTAAGGTQSLPVTGSGRYVRILATARATQYGHSLWEFEVYGPGGTPPQDDFWGSTSDIPPANNAVQVKILNRTNGKYPDSQVYWSFNGQVHSIAEQPYLDMPANSAGRMYFHLGTPDSPYYDFIEFTVGNNVFNGNTTRVDAFGLKLAVRLHTKDNYDVEVGENRQTFAEDRAATFQRFTDAVPAEFKVLTRTQGPYRIIAPGSDPSFRAGGANANYFTSYAQSVGVNAATSDIFGCAASLAGHPDVCAALNRHVATLPASQQADPAQYYKAAPANYYAKFWHDNAINRLAYGFPYDDVASQSSFISHSNPQWLLVAVGW; encoded by the coding sequence ATGCAGACTTCGTCCTGTGCTCCCGCGCGCAGACCATCGACCGGTGCCGCCCGCTCCCGGACGGCTCTCGGCCTGGTCGTCGCCTTGCTCGCAGCCTGCTTCGTCGCCATGACGCCCTCGCCCGCGTGGGCCGCCGACCTGCTGCTGTCGCAGGGGCGGCCCGCCACGGCGTCCTCGACCGAGAGTTCGGCCTTCCCCGCAGCCGCGGCGGTCGACGGGGACCCGGGCACCCGCTGGTCCTCGGCCTTCGCCGATCCCCAGTGGCTCCAGGTGGACCTCGGCTCCGTCCAGCAGATCACCCGCGTCGGCCTGCGCTGGGAAGCCGCCTACGCCACGGCCTACCAGCTCCAGACGTCCACCAACGCGAGCAGCTGGACGACGATCTACTCCACCACCACAGCCGCCGGCGGCACCCAGAGCCTGCCCGTCACCGGCAGTGGCCGCTATGTGCGCATCCTCGCAACGGCGAGGGCCACTCAATACGGCCACTCCCTGTGGGAGTTCGAGGTGTACGGGCCCGGCGGCACCCCTCCGCAGGACGACTTCTGGGGCAGCACCAGCGACATTCCCCCCGCGAACAACGCCGTCCAAGTGAAGATCCTCAACCGCACCAACGGAAAGTACCCCGACAGCCAGGTGTACTGGAGCTTCAACGGCCAGGTCCACTCCATCGCCGAACAGCCCTACCTCGACATGCCGGCGAACTCCGCGGGGCGCATGTACTTCCACCTGGGCACACCCGACAGCCCCTACTACGACTTCATCGAGTTCACGGTCGGCAACAACGTCTTCAACGGCAACACCACCCGGGTCGACGCCTTCGGCCTCAAGCTCGCCGTGCGACTGCACACCAAGGACAACTACGACGTCGAGGTCGGCGAGAACCGGCAGACCTTCGCCGAGGACCGCGCCGCCACCTTCCAGCGCTTCACCGACGCGGTCCCGGCCGAGTTCAAGGTACTGACCCGGACCCAGGGCCCGTACCGGATCATCGCGCCCGGCAGTGACCCGAGCTTCCGCGCGGGCGGCGCCAACGCCAACTACTTCACCTCCTACGCCCAGTCCGTCGGCGTCAACGCGGCCACCTCCGACATCTTCGGCTGCGCCGCCTCCTTGGCCGGCCACCCCGACGTGTGCGCGGCCCTCAACCGGCACGTGGCCACGCTGCCGGCCTCCCAGCAAGCCGATCCGGCCCAGTACTACAAGGCGGCGCCGGCGAACTACTACGCCAAGTTCTGGCACGACAACGCCATCAACCGCCTCGCCTACGGCTTTCCCTACGACGACGTGGCGAGTCAGTCGTCCTTCATCTCGCACAGCAACCCGCAGTGGCTGCTGGTCGCGGTGGGCTGGTAG
- a CDS encoding APC family permease: MVNHATGAPALARSLTLRAVTLFGLAYMTPLIVLGTFGVVAADTGGAVPTAYLLALVAMLFTAHSYGKMAAAYPVAGSAYTYVRKAIDGRLGFLVGWVTLLDYFFLPMVIWLIGGAYLQAQFPAVPSWIWIIGFIAVTTVLNIRGIKTAERVNDLLMVFQVLVIGIFVVLSLRHVLHIGGAGALASGAPFANGATTAAGISAGAAIAAYSFLGFDAVTTLTEETVDPKRTMPRAILLTALIGGGIFVLVAYTTQLAHPGSSFDDPSSAAFEIAKSIGGDLFSSVFLAGLVVAQFASGIAAQASTSRLLYAMGRDGALPRKVFARLHERYRTPALNIVLTGAVGLIALRLDVATSTSFINFGAFVAFTFVNVSVLAMYIRRRRAGDTLNPLSYVVAPAIGAVVDLYLLYNLDGRALTLGLIWLGLGVVYLAYLTRMFRVPPPEMSFTPADSDEAQVAGALQNTK, from the coding sequence ATGGTCAACCACGCCACCGGCGCGCCCGCTCTCGCGCGCTCCCTCACCCTCAGAGCCGTCACCCTGTTCGGTCTCGCCTACATGACTCCACTGATCGTGCTGGGCACCTTCGGTGTGGTCGCCGCCGACACCGGGGGCGCGGTCCCGACCGCGTACCTGCTCGCCCTGGTCGCCATGCTGTTCACGGCCCACAGCTACGGGAAGATGGCCGCCGCGTATCCCGTCGCCGGCTCCGCCTACACCTACGTCCGCAAGGCGATCGACGGGCGGCTCGGCTTCCTCGTCGGCTGGGTGACCCTGCTCGACTACTTCTTCCTGCCGATGGTCATCTGGCTGATCGGCGGGGCGTATCTCCAGGCGCAGTTCCCCGCTGTGCCGAGCTGGATATGGATCATCGGCTTCATCGCCGTCACCACCGTGCTGAACATCCGGGGCATCAAGACCGCCGAGCGCGTCAACGACCTGCTCATGGTCTTCCAGGTGCTGGTCATCGGCATCTTCGTCGTCCTCTCCCTGCGTCACGTCCTCCACATCGGCGGCGCCGGTGCGCTGGCGAGCGGCGCGCCCTTCGCCAACGGCGCGACCACCGCGGCCGGCATCTCGGCGGGTGCCGCCATCGCCGCGTACTCCTTCCTCGGCTTCGACGCGGTCACCACGCTGACGGAGGAGACGGTCGACCCGAAGCGCACCATGCCGCGCGCCATCCTGCTCACGGCGCTGATCGGCGGCGGCATCTTCGTCCTGGTCGCCTACACCACGCAGCTCGCCCACCCGGGCAGCTCCTTCGACGACCCCAGCTCCGCCGCCTTCGAGATCGCGAAGAGCATCGGCGGCGACCTGTTCTCGTCGGTGTTCCTGGCCGGGCTCGTGGTCGCGCAGTTCGCCTCCGGCATCGCCGCGCAGGCGAGCACCTCACGACTGCTGTACGCGATGGGCCGCGACGGCGCCCTCCCTCGCAAGGTCTTCGCCCGCCTCCACGAGCGCTACCGCACCCCCGCGCTCAACATCGTGCTGACCGGCGCGGTCGGCCTGATCGCCCTGCGCCTGGACGTGGCCACCTCGACGTCCTTCATCAACTTCGGCGCGTTCGTCGCCTTCACCTTCGTCAACGTGTCCGTACTCGCCATGTACATACGGCGTCGGCGCGCCGGGGACACCCTGAATCCGCTGTCGTACGTCGTCGCCCCCGCGATCGGCGCGGTCGTGGACCTCTACCTGCTGTACAACCTCGACGGCAGGGCGCTCACCCTGGGCCTGATCTGGTTGGGCCTCGGCGTGGTGTACCTGGCCTACCTGACCCGGATGTTCCGCGTCCCGCCGCCGGAAATGTCGTTCACACCTGCGGATTCGGACGAGGCCCAGGTCGCGGGGGCCCTGCAGAACACGAAGTGA
- a CDS encoding carbon-nitrogen hydrolase family protein, with the protein MSRPLPLALAQLPPRPAHAPLSGFAAEAESILARFPHTRMAVFPELHLCGVDALGAEAHEQLREIAEPLDGPRVKELAELAGDLGVWLLPGSVCERGPAGELFNTALAFSPQGRLAAWYRKVFPWRPSEPYDPGDRFVVFDVPEAGRIGFAICYDAWFPEVARHLAWRGAEVIVNPVMTTTSDRAQEVVLARANAIVNQVHVVSVNTAGPLGSGHSLVVDPEGRIRAEAPGDGTAILTDVIDLDDVTRVRTHGTAGVNRMWDQFTDTDAPIELPLYGGRIDPRTWRPGA; encoded by the coding sequence ATGTCCCGCCCCCTGCCCCTCGCTCTCGCCCAGCTCCCCCCGCGGCCCGCACATGCCCCGCTCAGCGGGTTCGCGGCTGAGGCGGAGAGCATTCTCGCCCGGTTCCCGCACACCCGCATGGCGGTCTTCCCCGAGCTGCACCTGTGCGGCGTCGACGCCCTCGGCGCCGAGGCGCACGAGCAGCTGCGGGAGATCGCGGAACCCCTGGACGGACCCCGGGTCAAGGAGCTCGCCGAGCTTGCCGGGGATCTGGGGGTGTGGCTGCTCCCGGGCTCGGTGTGCGAGCGCGGGCCGGCCGGGGAACTGTTCAACACCGCCCTGGCCTTCTCCCCGCAGGGGCGTCTGGCGGCCTGGTACCGCAAGGTGTTCCCCTGGCGGCCGAGCGAGCCCTACGATCCCGGCGACCGGTTCGTGGTCTTCGACGTCCCGGAGGCGGGGCGGATCGGCTTCGCGATCTGCTACGACGCCTGGTTCCCGGAGGTCGCCCGCCATCTGGCGTGGCGCGGCGCCGAGGTCATCGTCAACCCCGTGATGACCACCACCAGCGACCGCGCCCAGGAGGTCGTCCTGGCCCGCGCCAACGCCATCGTCAACCAGGTCCACGTGGTCAGCGTGAACACCGCGGGCCCCCTGGGCAGCGGGCACAGCCTGGTCGTCGACCCCGAGGGCCGGATCCGGGCAGAGGCGCCCGGCGACGGCACCGCCATCCTCACCGACGTGATCGATCTGGACGACGTGACCCGCGTCCGGACCCACGGCACCGCAGGCGTGAACCGCATGTGGGACCAGTTCACCGACACCGACGCGCCCATCGAACTGCCGCTGTACGGCGGCCGTATCGACCCGCGCACCTGGCGTCCCGGAGCCTGA
- a CDS encoding FadR/GntR family transcriptional regulator, whose translation MPGSDNVPTTGLTALELSGVRRLSALEAVRARIALAVDLGLLSPGERLPGTAQIARALDVSEITARRALVSLCGDGVLERRRGRNGGTLVAAHPTPGTVLTTETYRTATDAVHRLIDHRLALECGIAHLASVRASGEDLSELQEIVEEMDRAPSWAEFHGCDERFHLRLAEATGVPSITGPYGAVLRELYRYYLPYPVDALRASNREHRDLLDALRRQDTAAASEAARHHVETLRHTMFVGLLSASADTGTVAPGS comes from the coding sequence ATGCCTGGCAGTGACAACGTCCCGACCACCGGCCTCACCGCCCTCGAACTCAGCGGTGTGCGCAGGCTGTCCGCCCTGGAAGCGGTACGCGCCCGGATCGCTCTCGCCGTCGACCTGGGCCTGCTCTCCCCCGGCGAGCGCCTGCCCGGCACCGCACAGATCGCCCGGGCCCTCGACGTCAGCGAGATCACCGCTCGCCGCGCCCTGGTCTCCCTGTGCGGCGACGGCGTACTGGAACGCCGCCGTGGCCGTAACGGCGGCACCCTCGTCGCCGCCCACCCCACCCCGGGCACGGTCCTCACCACGGAGACCTACCGCACGGCCACCGACGCCGTGCACCGGCTGATCGACCACCGGCTGGCCCTGGAGTGCGGCATCGCCCACCTCGCGTCGGTCCGCGCCAGTGGCGAAGACCTGTCCGAGCTCCAGGAAATCGTCGAGGAAATGGACCGCGCGCCCAGCTGGGCGGAGTTCCACGGCTGCGACGAGCGCTTCCACCTCCGGCTCGCCGAGGCGACCGGCGTCCCCTCGATCACCGGCCCCTACGGCGCGGTCCTGCGCGAGCTCTACCGCTACTACCTTCCCTACCCCGTGGACGCGCTGCGCGCCTCCAACCGCGAGCACCGCGACCTCCTCGACGCGCTGCGCCGTCAGGACACCGCCGCGGCGAGCGAGGCCGCCCGGCACCATGTGGAAACACTGCGCCACACCATGTTCGTAGGCCTGCTGAGCGCATCCGCCGACACCGGAACCGTCGCCCCGGGAAGCTGA
- a CDS encoding alcohol dehydrogenase: MSTYRAAQVAAASGPFEIVQREVPRPGPGHVRIAVDACGICHSDSVFVDALLPGVRFPLVPGHEIAGHIDELGEGTDISWQVGDRVAVGWFGGSCGHCPPCRQGDFVVCQNLKVPGWAYDGGYAEAVIAPADALARIPDALAATDAAPLGCAGVTTYNGLRRSSARPGDLVAVLGIGGLGHLGVKYAAAMGFETVAIARGSDKADFAKQLGAHHYIDSTADTTVADALQSLGGAKAVLATAANSDAITATVDGLAPRGELVAIGVDAEPLGISPNQLLMGGKIIRGHPSGTAQDVQDTMAFSALHGIRPMTETVPLDQADEAYRKMMSGAARFRMVLTTG, translated from the coding sequence ATGAGTACTTATCGAGCAGCGCAGGTGGCCGCCGCGAGCGGTCCGTTCGAGATCGTCCAGCGTGAGGTGCCGCGGCCCGGCCCCGGCCATGTCCGGATCGCCGTGGACGCCTGCGGGATCTGCCACAGCGACTCCGTCTTCGTCGACGCCCTGTTGCCGGGCGTCCGGTTTCCGCTGGTCCCCGGGCATGAGATCGCCGGGCACATCGACGAGCTCGGCGAGGGAACGGACATCAGCTGGCAGGTGGGCGACCGGGTGGCGGTGGGCTGGTTCGGCGGCAGCTGCGGCCACTGCCCGCCCTGCAGACAGGGCGACTTCGTCGTGTGCCAGAACCTGAAGGTCCCCGGATGGGCGTACGACGGAGGCTACGCCGAGGCGGTGATCGCACCGGCCGACGCCCTGGCCCGGATCCCCGACGCGCTGGCGGCGACCGACGCGGCACCCCTGGGCTGCGCGGGAGTGACCACGTACAACGGGCTGCGACGCAGCTCCGCGCGGCCGGGCGATCTCGTCGCCGTCCTCGGCATCGGTGGCCTCGGCCACCTGGGGGTGAAGTACGCGGCCGCCATGGGCTTCGAGACCGTGGCCATCGCCCGCGGATCCGACAAGGCCGACTTCGCCAAGCAGCTCGGCGCACACCACTACATCGACAGCACGGCGGACACCACCGTCGCGGATGCGCTGCAGTCCCTCGGCGGCGCCAAGGCCGTGCTGGCCACCGCCGCCAACTCGGACGCCATCACGGCGACCGTGGATGGGCTCGCGCCCCGCGGCGAGCTGGTGGCCATCGGTGTGGACGCCGAGCCGCTGGGCATCAGCCCGAACCAGCTGCTCATGGGCGGCAAGATCATCCGCGGTCATCCGTCCGGCACCGCGCAGGACGTGCAGGACACCATGGCGTTCAGCGCCCTGCACGGGATCCGGCCGATGACCGAGACCGTGCCGCTGGACCAGGCCGATGAGGCGTACCGGAAGATGATGTCCGGCGCCGCCCGCTTCCGCATGGTGCTCACCACCGGCTGA
- a CDS encoding NAD(P)-dependent oxidoreductase: MHLGVIGATGTIGSRVVTEALARGHHVTAFTRDSTQIDEDRGNVVWKSLDVLDAASVAAGISGLDVLISGFQPGNAAKDIADTVARSIADPTVYATAARSLLKALESHPRTRLIVIGGAGSLEIEPGVVRADSDELLHSSLDALGLPRQYAAAVRGHRDALNVLRTSNRLWTYFSPAEDIAPGERTGRFRTGGDQPVLDAEGRSRISVEDAAVALVDEAELPRFVQRRFTIGY; encoded by the coding sequence ATGCACCTCGGAGTCATCGGAGCCACCGGCACCATCGGCAGTCGTGTCGTCACCGAAGCCCTCGCCCGGGGGCACCACGTCACGGCCTTCACGCGCGACTCGACGCAGATCGACGAGGACCGCGGGAACGTCGTCTGGAAGAGCCTCGACGTGCTCGACGCCGCGAGCGTCGCCGCCGGCATATCCGGCCTCGACGTGTTGATCAGTGGATTCCAGCCCGGCAACGCGGCCAAGGACATCGCCGACACCGTGGCCCGCTCCATCGCCGATCCCACGGTGTACGCCACTGCCGCGCGATCCCTGCTGAAGGCGCTGGAGAGTCACCCCCGGACCCGTCTGATCGTCATCGGTGGTGCCGGCAGCCTGGAGATCGAGCCTGGAGTCGTACGTGCGGACTCCGACGAGCTCCTGCACTCGAGTCTCGACGCGCTTGGCCTGCCGAGGCAGTACGCGGCTGCGGTGCGCGGCCATCGGGACGCGCTGAACGTGCTGCGCACGTCCAACCGGCTGTGGACCTACTTCAGCCCCGCGGAGGACATCGCTCCCGGCGAGCGCACGGGCCGGTTCCGGACCGGCGGCGATCAGCCGGTTCTCGACGCGGAGGGGCGTAGCCGCATCTCGGTGGAGGACGCGGCCGTCGCACTCGTCGACGAGGCCGAACTGCCCCGCTTCGTCCAACGCCGCTTCACGATCGGCTATTGA
- a CDS encoding TetR/AcrR family transcriptional regulator codes for MGKTNGRRERLRAETTAEIKRVALELMATGGPDAITLRAIAREMGMTANAIYGYFATRDDLVTTLINDVYTSLVDTVDTAWETAPAQDPAARIQAWACAFRGWALAGPEGFRLIYGDPVPGYRPPAGGAAPDAAHRVCKGITALAAAAWPHAEHRYADSDFSWSDFDTGLLDKVRPAFPELPPAAVALALRIWSHLHGLISLEIYGHLQTQTLNPDKLFREELAQLIRSLSMTPQG; via the coding sequence GTGGGAAAGACCAATGGGCGCCGCGAGCGACTGCGAGCCGAAACGACCGCCGAGATCAAGAGGGTCGCGCTCGAACTGATGGCCACAGGCGGGCCCGACGCGATCACGCTGCGGGCCATCGCCCGCGAGATGGGCATGACGGCCAACGCCATCTACGGCTACTTCGCCACCCGCGACGACCTGGTCACCACGCTGATCAACGATGTGTACACCTCGTTGGTCGACACCGTGGACACCGCCTGGGAGACCGCACCCGCCCAGGATCCGGCCGCCCGGATCCAGGCATGGGCGTGCGCCTTCAGAGGCTGGGCCCTGGCCGGCCCCGAGGGCTTCCGGCTCATTTACGGCGACCCCGTACCCGGCTACCGGCCCCCCGCGGGGGGCGCCGCCCCGGACGCCGCCCACCGCGTCTGCAAGGGCATCACCGCACTGGCGGCCGCAGCCTGGCCGCACGCCGAACACCGCTACGCGGACAGCGACTTCTCCTGGTCCGACTTCGACACCGGCCTCCTGGACAAGGTCCGCCCGGCCTTCCCGGAACTGCCTCCGGCGGCGGTGGCCCTCGCGCTGCGCATCTGGAGCCACCTGCACGGCCTGATCTCACTGGAGATCTACGGCCACCTGCAGACCCAGACCCTCAACCCGGACAAACTCTTCCGCGAGGAACTGGCCCAGCTCATCCGCTCCTTGAGCATGACCCCCCAGGGGTAG
- a CDS encoding RrF2 family transcriptional regulator, producing MSGGVEWALHCCVVLTSVEEPVPATRLAELHDVSASYLAKQLQALSRAGLVRSVQGKAGGYVLTREPASITVLDVVEAVDGPDQAFTCTEIRQRGPLATPAESCAVPCAIARAMTGADAAWRAALRAVSIADLVQNVRSDSGPGAMAGISAWLSAPDA from the coding sequence ATGTCCGGCGGAGTCGAGTGGGCCCTGCATTGCTGCGTCGTGCTCACATCGGTTGAGGAGCCTGTCCCCGCGACCCGGCTGGCGGAGCTGCACGACGTCTCGGCAAGCTATCTGGCCAAGCAGTTGCAGGCGCTCTCTCGCGCCGGGCTCGTGCGTTCGGTGCAGGGCAAGGCGGGCGGTTACGTGCTCACCCGGGAACCCGCCTCTATCACGGTGCTCGATGTGGTCGAAGCGGTCGACGGTCCCGACCAGGCCTTCACCTGCACGGAGATCCGTCAGAGGGGTCCACTGGCCACACCGGCCGAGTCGTGCGCCGTACCCTGTGCGATCGCCCGCGCGATGACCGGGGCGGACGCGGCCTGGCGAGCGGCGTTGCGAGCCGTCTCGATCGCCGATCTGGTCCAGAACGTCCGCTCGGACAGCGGCCCCGGCGCGATGGCCGGCATCAGCGCGTGGCTGTCCGCGCCGGACGCCTGA
- a CDS encoding SDR family oxidoreductase — translation MKFAVIGGTGLIGSQVVKNLNAAGHEAVPHSQSTGIDVISGQGLDQAVAGADVIVNLTNSPTFDEASPAFFQTSMDNLLAAGRKAGVRHFVILSIVGVDQVPELDYYRAKALQEKILAAGPIPYSIVRATQFMEFIDAVLSWTADGDTVRLPATPIQPIAAKDVADAVAEVAAGAPLGGIRNVAGPEIFSLDELGRITLSHKSDGRTVVTDPTAGMFGAVKGDVLTDKDAHLAPTHYADWLS, via the coding sequence ATGAAGTTCGCGGTCATCGGCGGTACCGGGCTGATCGGGTCGCAGGTCGTCAAGAATCTGAACGCCGCCGGGCACGAGGCGGTACCGCACTCGCAGTCCACCGGAATCGACGTCATCAGCGGTCAGGGACTGGACCAGGCGGTGGCGGGGGCCGACGTCATCGTCAACCTGACGAACTCCCCGACCTTCGACGAAGCCTCCCCGGCCTTCTTCCAGACCTCGATGGACAACCTCCTGGCCGCGGGCCGGAAAGCCGGCGTCCGTCACTTCGTCATCCTCTCGATCGTCGGCGTGGACCAGGTGCCGGAGCTGGACTACTACCGGGCCAAGGCGCTCCAGGAGAAAATCCTCGCGGCCGGACCGATCCCCTACTCGATCGTCCGCGCGACGCAGTTCATGGAGTTCATCGACGCGGTCCTGTCCTGGACCGCGGACGGCGACACCGTCCGGCTGCCCGCCACGCCGATCCAGCCGATCGCCGCCAAGGACGTGGCCGACGCGGTGGCCGAAGTCGCCGCGGGCGCCCCGCTGGGGGGCATTCGCAACGTCGCCGGCCCCGAGATCTTCTCCCTGGACGAGCTGGGCCGGATCACCCTGTCCCACAAGTCCGACGGCCGCACCGTCGTCACCGACCCCACCGCCGGCATGTTCGGCGCCGTCAAGGGTGACGTCCTCACCGACAAGGACGCCCACCTCGCCCCCACCCACTACGCCGACTGGCTCTCCTGA
- a CDS encoding FABP family protein, producing the protein MVDPAPEHPYPDGHRPDEAPAPHALLEPVLGLLGSWYGRGEGGYPTLTGDFGYAQELTFSHDGRPFLRYEARAWLLDADDAPLRPSARECGWWRLQPDGRVEALITQPTGIAEIMVGRATGNTIDLSTHEVALAPTAKKVNATRRRYTLTDDDTLTFHHDLEAVGQPMQHHLSARLRRRG; encoded by the coding sequence GTGGTTGACCCCGCACCGGAGCACCCGTACCCCGACGGCCACCGACCGGACGAGGCGCCCGCACCACACGCACTGCTCGAGCCCGTGCTCGGCCTCCTGGGTTCTTGGTACGGCCGGGGCGAGGGCGGGTACCCGACGCTCACCGGGGACTTCGGGTACGCGCAGGAGCTGACCTTCAGTCACGACGGCCGCCCCTTCCTGCGCTACGAGGCCCGGGCCTGGCTGCTCGACGCCGATGACGCACCGCTGCGTCCGTCGGCCCGGGAGTGCGGCTGGTGGCGGCTTCAGCCCGACGGCCGGGTGGAGGCGCTGATCACCCAGCCGACCGGCATCGCGGAGATCATGGTCGGGCGTGCGACCGGCAACACGATCGACCTCTCGACCCATGAGGTCGCCCTCGCTCCCACGGCCAAGAAGGTCAACGCCACCCGCCGCCGCTACACCCTGACCGACGACGACACGCTCACGTTCCACCACGACCTCGAGGCGGTCGGCCAGCCGATGCAGCACCATCTCTCGGCACGGCTGCGACGTAGAGGCTAG